Proteins encoded in a region of the Lepeophtheirus salmonis chromosome 6, UVic_Lsal_1.4, whole genome shotgun sequence genome:
- the LOC121120066 gene encoding piggyBac transposable element-derived protein 4-like yields MPSKLARYGVKFWVACDAKSSYAWKIQVYTGKLADGHPEKNQGMRVVLDMTEGLRGHNVTCNNFNTSYQRGEQLLKRKITMVGTVRKNKPELPPALLASKEREVFSSKFAFTPTTTSVSYLPKKNKNVVLLSTLHRDGSISDRDGRKSIIIMDYNRNKGGVDNLDMVIGAYSCRRRTARWPLAIFHNIIEIPLTMPL; encoded by the coding sequence ATGCCAAGTAAGCTGGCAAGATATGGGGTAAAATTTTGGGTGGCTTGCGATGCCAAATCAAGTTATGCTTGGAAAATCCAGGTATATACAGGAAAGTTGGCCGATGGACACCCAGAGAAAAACCAAGGGATGCGCGTTGTACTTGATATGACAGAGGGACTGAGGGGTCACAATGTGacttgtaataattttaatacctCTTATCAACGCGGAGAACAGCTCCTGAAGAGGAAGATTACCATGGTTGGTACGGTTCGTAAAAACAAGCCTGAGCTCCCACCCGCACTGCTTGCATCAAAAGAGAGAGAAGTCTTCTCATCAAAATTTGCCTTCACACCCACTACCACTTCAGTTTCTTATTTacctaagaaaaacaaaaatgtagttCTTCTAAGCACACTGCATAGAGACGGGAGCATTAGTGATCGTGACGGTAGAAAGTCAATCATAATTATGGACTACAATCGAAACAAAGGAGGTGTGGACAATCTAGACATGGTAATTGGAGCATACAGCTGCAGAAGGAGGACTGCCCGCTGGCCCCTGGCCATCTTTCACAATATCATTGAGATTCCTCTTACAATGCCTTTGTAA